The following coding sequences lie in one Vanessa tameamea isolate UH-Manoa-2023 chromosome 17, ilVanTame1 primary haplotype, whole genome shotgun sequence genomic window:
- the LOC113400366 gene encoding lysozyme-like — translation MCAKMLSSIFVSCFLINLITGTYISNLNDACLRCLCHVSGCDLSHGCSDGYCGPYYISRVYWVDAGKPTLPDDSPERKEAYEDCARDYYCSQRIVQGYMAKFGKDCNGDGVTNCFDYMMINHHGPSCSAPLHTTQLGRRRLQLFSQCRFNQLQ, via the exons ATGTGCGCAAAAATGTTATCATCAATATTTGTGAGTTGTTTTCTTATAAACCTTATAACGG GTACATACATATCCAACTTGAACGATGCTTGCTTAAGATGCCTCTGTCACGTGTCCGGATGTGATCTATCCCATGGTTGTTCAGACGGTTATTGTGGACCGTACTACATATCCAGAGTGTACTGGGTCGACGCTGGAAAACCTACTCTACCAGATGACAGCCCAGAGAGGAAAGAAG CTTATGAAGACTGCGCAAGAGACTATTACTGTTCCCAGAGAATCGTACAAGGCTACATGGCGAAGTTTGGAAAG GACTGCAATGGAGATGGTGTAACAAACTGCTTCGACTACATGATGATAAACCACCACGGACCCTCGTGTTCAGCACCACTACATACCACGCAGTTGGGGCGTCGTCGACTGCAGCTCTTCAGCCAGTGTCGTTTTAATCAGTTACAATAA
- the LOC113400527 gene encoding low density lipoprotein receptor adapter protein 1-like, translating into MTTLLRKMWRNHSKHKKLCEEWALAECEGEGWWREARDGRGNSEVRYAGMAPVERAASAPATALAVRSALHTAKTVNKKLQRVNLDISSKGILVTDAESQENVLSVSIYRISYCSADAANARVFAVVEGKSAGGDDTHVVHVFVCARRRHARALALSLAHAFNDAYQAWQANQAASLKSGGKRLVTPWVHFPDESEEESDGEQWNSPAPLVTFA; encoded by the exons aattatgcGAGGAGTGGGCCCTAGCGGAGTGCGAGGGAGAGGGCTGGTGGAGGGAAGCTCGTGACGGGAGAGGCAATTCCGAAGTCCGTTACGCGGGTATGGCTCCTGTAGAACGGGCTGCTTCGGCACCCGCAACTGCCCTCGCTGTAAGATCAGCCTTACACACGGCCAAGA ctgTAAATAAAAAGCTACAGCGAGTGAATCTGGACATCAGTTCCAAGGGCATTCTAGTGACCGACGCAGAATCACAAGAAAACGTGCTCAGTGTCTCAATTTAcag GATCTCATACTGTTCGGCGGACGCGGCGAACGCGCGCGTGTTCGCTGTGGTGGAGGGCAAGAGCGCGGGCGGCGACGACACGCACGTCGTGCACGTGTTCGTGTGCGCGCGGCGGAGGCACGCCCGGGCGCTCGCTTTGTCGCTGGCGCACGCTTTCAACGATGCGTACCAG gcATGGCAAGCAAATCAAGCTGCTTCCTTGAAATCGGGTGGTAAACGACTAGTTACTCCatgg GTGCACTTTCCCGATGAGTCCGAGGAAGAAAGCGACGGCGAACAATGGAACTCTCCCGCTCCGCTTGTGACTTTCGCCTAA